Proteins encoded together in one Lathyrus oleraceus cultivar Zhongwan6 chromosome 5, CAAS_Psat_ZW6_1.0, whole genome shotgun sequence window:
- the LOC127084292 gene encoding uncharacterized protein LOC127084292: METLAELRAQVLQLQNENARYREERCASEAKDTSDRVSINCQPKFPEGISPCQLYLSSPTYRMVGKGKVNNTSGELLHHNPLPVGYMKVSVDLVLDTDALLPLPDVVSETTLMREIVGSFVGWPSDLIFPDAEVYMF; the protein is encoded by the exons atggagaccttggcggagttaagggcacaagtactccaactgcaaaacgagaatgcaaggtatagagaggaaaggtgcgcctccgaggcaaaagatactagtgaccgagttagtatcaattgtcaaccgaaatttcccgag ggcatttcaccttgtcagctgtatctatcgtcaccaacttatcgcatggttggcaagggaaaagtgaacaacacttcgggtgaattacttcaccataatcccctcccggtgggatatatgaaagtttcggttgaccttgtattagataccgacgcgcttctaccattacctgacgttgtttcagagacaacgttgatgcgagaaatagtcggatcctttgttggatggccgtcagatctaattttcccagatgccgaggtatatatgttctaa